One Amorphoplanes digitatis genomic window carries:
- a CDS encoding FG-GAP repeat domain-containing protein: MLGNRRLLALSAIAAVTVAAQLQSLPAAAAPPPGGGFSGVAGDFNGDGRDDIVTFTRGASADVYVALSNGSSFRGTGVKWHDYFAAGTETPLVGDFNGDGKDDIATFTRGAAADVYVALSTGSSFRGTGVKWHDFFAVGSETPAVGDFNGDGKDDIVTFTRGAAADVYVALSTGTRFVGTGWKWHDFFAVGAEIPAVGDFTGDGKDDIVTFTRGAAADVYVARSTGSGFVGTGWKWHDFFAVGSELPSVGDFNHDGRDDIVTFTRGAAADVYVARSTGSGFVGTGWKWHDFFAVGSEIPGTGDFTGDGRDDIVTFTRGAAADVYVARSTGSGFAGTGWKWHDFFAVGAEIPQPGVLW; encoded by the coding sequence ATGCTCGGGAACCGGCGCCTCCTGGCGCTATCGGCAATCGCGGCCGTAACCGTCGCGGCTCAGCTACAGAGCCTGCCGGCGGCCGCCGCGCCGCCGCCCGGCGGCGGATTCAGCGGCGTGGCGGGGGATTTCAACGGTGACGGCCGCGACGACATAGTCACCTTCACCCGCGGTGCGTCCGCCGACGTGTACGTCGCGTTGTCGAACGGTTCGTCCTTCCGCGGCACCGGCGTGAAATGGCACGACTATTTCGCCGCCGGCACCGAAACGCCATTGGTCGGAGATTTCAACGGCGACGGAAAGGACGACATCGCGACGTTCACCCGGGGCGCGGCGGCCGACGTCTATGTCGCATTGTCGACAGGCTCGTCCTTCCGGGGCACCGGCGTGAAGTGGCATGACTTCTTCGCGGTCGGCTCGGAGACGCCGGCCGTCGGCGACTTCAACGGCGACGGAAAAGACGACATCGTGACGTTCACCCGCGGCGCGGCCGCGGACGTCTACGTGGCGCTGTCCACCGGCACCCGCTTCGTCGGTACGGGCTGGAAGTGGCACGACTTCTTCGCCGTCGGCGCGGAGATCCCGGCGGTGGGCGACTTCACCGGCGACGGCAAGGACGACATCGTGACGTTCACCCGGGGCGCTGCCGCCGACGTCTACGTGGCCCGCTCCACCGGCTCGGGCTTCGTCGGTACGGGCTGGAAGTGGCACGACTTCTTCGCGGTCGGCTCGGAACTGCCGTCCGTCGGCGACTTCAACCATGACGGCCGGGACGACATCGTGACCTTCACCCGGGGCGCGGCCGCGGACGTCTACGTCGCGCGGTCGACCGGTTCCGGCTTCGTCGGCACGGGCTGGAAGTGGCACGACTTCTTCGCCGTCGGCTCCGAGATCCCGGGCACCGGCGACTTCACCGGCGACGGGCGCGACGACATCGTGACGTTCACCCGGGGCGCTGCCGCCGACGTCTACGTGGCCCGCTCCACCGGCTCGGGCTTCGCCGGTACGGGCTGGAAGTGGCACGACTTCTTCGCCGTCGGCGCGGAGATCCCGCAGCCGGGCGTCCTCTGGTGA
- a CDS encoding DUF6230 family protein — protein sequence MLASHQTETVGRTRWGRFGILFGLSAAAVLGLLTLMSNGALAASFSVSGQQFKVSADRLEATGFVQYGTVDARTEPGGDPSSQQPEPVAVSAMKTAKLTNLCQSVVTDLGDFGSVTLKIKAGTGRDPVTATNMVVDMSALDGNASFRGMEIGRDAATLDKGPVNDPAEIAQRRQGFFSQQADTVVITDLKQVAWATTAGEFNLTGLSLRLRWGKDECF from the coding sequence ATGCTTGCTTCCCATCAGACCGAGACCGTCGGCCGCACCCGCTGGGGCCGGTTCGGGATCCTGTTCGGACTCAGCGCCGCGGCGGTGCTGGGCCTGCTGACCCTGATGTCCAACGGCGCGCTCGCGGCCTCGTTCTCCGTGTCCGGCCAGCAGTTCAAGGTCAGCGCGGACCGGCTCGAGGCGACCGGCTTCGTGCAGTACGGCACGGTCGACGCCCGCACCGAGCCCGGCGGCGACCCGTCGTCGCAGCAGCCGGAGCCGGTCGCGGTCTCGGCCATGAAGACCGCGAAGCTGACAAACCTCTGCCAGTCGGTCGTCACCGATCTCGGCGACTTCGGCTCGGTGACCCTGAAGATCAAGGCCGGCACCGGGCGGGACCCGGTGACCGCCACGAACATGGTGGTCGACATGTCGGCCCTCGACGGCAACGCCAGCTTCCGCGGCATGGAGATCGGCCGCGACGCGGCCACTCTCGACAAGGGGCCGGTCAACGACCCGGCCGAGATCGCCCAGCGCCGCCAGGGCTTCTTCAGCCAGCAGGCCGACACGGTCGTCATCACCGACCTCAAGCAGGTGGCCTGGGCGACGACCGCCGGCGAATTCAACCTCACCGGCCTGTCACTGCGGCTGCGCTGGGGCAAGGACGAGTGCTTCTGA
- a CDS encoding RICIN domain-containing protein: MSVRRRFLSTAVTVLLAAGLLTPGAAAEAGPPPGPTDVVKGFLLVNIGSRNCLRVVAGTGRAVQGPCRPDASALWRMRLATMDGLFQIQNLRSGGCLTASRGPAIVQFRCDDAPTRRWRLLDGAGDTFLMRSVVSGRCVTAAGAGAVVQGTCADVPSRRWHGQAEGGNRP, encoded by the coding sequence ATGTCAGTTCGCCGCCGTTTCCTGTCCACCGCGGTGACCGTTCTGCTCGCCGCCGGCCTGCTGACGCCGGGCGCCGCCGCCGAGGCCGGACCGCCGCCGGGCCCGACCGACGTCGTCAAAGGCTTCCTGCTCGTCAACATCGGCAGCCGGAACTGCCTGCGGGTGGTCGCCGGCACCGGCCGTGCCGTGCAGGGCCCGTGCCGGCCGGACGCGTCCGCGCTGTGGCGGATGCGGCTCGCCACCATGGACGGGCTCTTCCAGATCCAGAATCTGCGCAGCGGCGGCTGCCTCACCGCCTCCCGCGGCCCGGCGATCGTCCAGTTCCGCTGCGACGACGCGCCGACGCGCCGCTGGCGCCTGCTCGACGGCGCCGGGGACACGTTCCTCATGCGCAGCGTCGTCAGCGGCCGCTGCGTGACGGCCGCCGGTGCCGGCGCCGTGGTGCAGGGCACCTGCGCCGACGTCCCCTCGCGGCGCTGGCACGGGCAGGCGGAGGGCGGCAACCGGCCGTAG
- a CDS encoding TetR/AcrR family transcriptional regulator gives MSETTRFDQRIPGSRSATDPDRLLPRGRHDLPREFVSRTQRDRLIDAMARTVAELGYANASLGDVCAAAGVSTRAFYEHFVDKEACFLAAFDLGVSLLQRAVAEAYARPARWPQRMHHGLDTLVRILAAEPAFASLAVVEVLAAGPRARACRRRLLDAYKVFFTEAPHRAGTPPVPPGVTDAVIAGVYGVIYDFVSTGRATELPEQLPALTYLVVVPFLGPAAAARAADGQ, from the coding sequence GTGTCCGAGACGACTCGTTTCGATCAGCGCATTCCGGGATCGCGGTCCGCCACCGATCCGGACCGTTTGCTGCCCCGGGGCCGCCACGATCTGCCGCGCGAGTTCGTCAGCCGGACCCAGCGCGACCGGCTGATCGACGCGATGGCCCGCACGGTCGCCGAACTCGGATACGCGAATGCCTCGCTGGGCGATGTCTGCGCGGCCGCCGGAGTGTCCACCCGCGCGTTCTACGAGCATTTCGTGGACAAGGAGGCGTGCTTCCTGGCCGCCTTCGACCTGGGGGTCTCGCTGCTGCAACGCGCCGTCGCCGAGGCGTACGCCCGGCCGGCCCGCTGGCCGCAGCGGATGCACCACGGGCTGGACACCCTGGTGCGCATCCTCGCCGCGGAGCCGGCGTTCGCCTCCCTCGCGGTGGTCGAGGTGCTCGCCGCCGGCCCGCGGGCCCGGGCCTGCCGCCGGCGGCTGCTGGACGCCTACAAGGTGTTCTTCACCGAGGCGCCGCACCGGGCCGGAACGCCGCCGGTGCCGCCGGGGGTGACCGACGCCGTCATCGCGGGGGTGTACGGCGTCATCTACGACTTCGTGTCGACGGGCCGGGCGACCGAGCTGCCCGAGCAGCTGCCGGCCCTGACCTATTTGGTCGTCGTCCCGTTCCTGGGCCCGGCGGCCGCCGCCCGGGCGGCCGACGGGCAGTAG